A genomic segment from Streptomyces sp. NBC_01233 encodes:
- a CDS encoding GNAT family N-acetyltransferase, with protein MTQTTTRVLEPSDLDAALDILGREPVENAFVTSRVQVAGLDPWRLGGEMWGWYADGELRSLCYAGANLVPVCAEPDAVRAFADRARRTGRRCSSIVGPAEATRLLWQLLEPSWGPAREVRSHQPLMVIERPSTTVEADPQVRRIRKDEMDLIMPACVAMFTEEVGISPMAGDGGLLYQARVAELVAGGRSFAHVEDGKVVFKAEIGAATARACQIQGVWVAPEFRGRGHSETGMAAVVAYALRDVAPVVSLYVNDFNTAARAAYRRVGFREVGAFMSVLF; from the coding sequence TTGACGCAGACCACCACCCGGGTCCTTGAGCCCAGTGATCTCGACGCCGCGCTCGACATCCTCGGACGCGAGCCGGTCGAGAACGCCTTCGTCACTTCCCGGGTCCAGGTCGCCGGACTCGACCCCTGGCGCCTGGGCGGCGAGATGTGGGGCTGGTACGCCGACGGCGAGCTCCGGTCGCTCTGCTACGCGGGCGCCAACCTCGTCCCCGTCTGCGCCGAGCCCGACGCCGTGCGCGCCTTCGCCGACCGCGCCCGCCGCACCGGCCGCCGCTGCTCCTCCATCGTCGGCCCCGCCGAGGCCACCCGGCTGCTGTGGCAGCTCCTGGAGCCCAGCTGGGGGCCGGCCCGCGAGGTCCGCTCCCACCAGCCGCTCATGGTCATCGAGCGCCCGTCCACCACGGTCGAGGCGGACCCGCAGGTCCGCCGGATCCGCAAGGACGAGATGGACCTGATCATGCCCGCCTGCGTGGCCATGTTCACCGAGGAGGTCGGCATCTCGCCGATGGCCGGGGACGGCGGGCTGCTCTACCAGGCCCGCGTCGCCGAGCTCGTCGCCGGCGGCCGCTCCTTCGCGCACGTCGAGGACGGCAAGGTCGTCTTCAAGGCGGAGATCGGCGCCGCCACCGCGCGCGCCTGCCAGATCCAGGGCGTGTGGGTGGCCCCCGAGTTCCGCGGCCGCGGGCATTCGGAGACCGGAATGGCCGCGGTCGTCGCCTACGCGCTGCGCGACGTCGCCCCCGTCGTCAGCCTCTACGTGAACGACTTCAACACCGCCGCACGGGCGGCCTACCGGCGGGTGGGCTTCCGCGAGGTCGGCGCGTTCATGAGCGTGCTGTTCTGA
- a CDS encoding aminoglycoside phosphotransferase family protein, which translates to MAFEPPQRLVRALGEMPETAQDEDWLEQLPRLTEAALSRRGVRAQRVQAPGGRSSLVVLVTYADGTPAALKLAPPHARPDRELAALAHWGGFGAVRILDTRHHEDDGALLLERLHPEVSLRSLPEAKALLEASGTLRRLWVAPPAGHVWETVAERTGQQSAALRAAPAEVRALADTALAMREELLAAPPEELLLHGNFRQGKVLAGERAPWLTVGPDPLVGERAYDLARLVRDRLEDQVASSAGAAGARRRVNKLADALEVDRDRLRGWTLFRAVESGNRALAAGRLRDAELLLEFAAWL; encoded by the coding sequence ATGGCTTTCGAACCGCCGCAGCGGCTTGTACGGGCGCTCGGCGAGATGCCGGAAACGGCGCAGGACGAGGACTGGCTGGAGCAGTTGCCCCGACTCACCGAGGCCGCGCTGTCCCGGCGCGGGGTACGCGCGCAGCGCGTGCAGGCCCCGGGCGGGCGCAGCAGCCTGGTGGTCCTCGTCACGTACGCGGACGGGACCCCGGCCGCGCTGAAGCTGGCGCCCCCGCACGCCCGGCCCGACCGGGAACTGGCCGCGCTGGCGCACTGGGGCGGTTTCGGAGCCGTACGGATCCTCGACACCCGGCATCACGAGGACGACGGGGCGCTGCTGCTGGAGCGGCTGCACCCGGAGGTGTCGCTGCGGTCGCTGCCGGAGGCGAAGGCGCTGCTGGAGGCCAGCGGCACCCTGCGCAGGCTGTGGGTGGCCCCGCCGGCCGGGCACGTCTGGGAGACGGTGGCGGAGCGCACCGGGCAGCAGTCGGCGGCGCTGCGGGCGGCCCCCGCGGAGGTCCGGGCCCTGGCCGACACGGCCCTGGCGATGCGCGAGGAACTGCTCGCGGCCCCGCCGGAGGAGCTGCTGCTGCACGGCAACTTCCGGCAGGGCAAGGTCCTCGCGGGCGAGCGGGCGCCGTGGCTGACGGTGGGACCCGACCCGCTGGTCGGCGAGCGGGCCTACGACCTGGCGCGGCTGGTCCGGGACCGGCTGGAGGACCAGGTGGCCTCCTCGGCGGGGGCGGCGGGCGCGCGGCGCCGGGTGAACAAGCTGGCCGACGCCCTGGAGGTGGACCGGGACCGGCTGCGGGGCTGGACCCTGTTCCGGGCGGTGGAGTCCGGGAACCGGGCCCTGGCCGCCGGACGGCTCCGGGACGCGGAGCTGCTGCTGGAGTTCGCGGCCTGGCTGTAG
- a CDS encoding acyl-CoA dehydrogenase family protein has protein sequence MSATQPVQPSGTQPKVTEREARQVAEAAREQDWRKPSFAKELFLGRFRLDLIHPHPLPADEDVRRGEAFLARLRAFCETEIDGARIEREARIPDETVRGLKELGALGMKIDPKYGGLGLTQVYYNKALALVGSVSPAIGALLSAHQSIGVPQPLKMFGTQEQKDAYLPRCATTAISAFLLTEPDVGSDPARLATTAVPDGEDAYVLDGVKLWTTNGVVADLLVVMARVPKSENHRGGITAFVVEADSPGITVEHRNAFMGLRGLENGLTRFHRVRVPAAQRIGAEGAGLKIALTTLNTGRLSLPAMCVGAGKWCLKIAREWSGVREQWGRPVAKHEAVGAKISFIAATTFALEAVVDLASQMADEDRNDIRIEAALAKLYGSEMACRMADELVQIRGGRGFETADSLAARGERAVPAEQMLRDLRINRIFEGSTEIMHLLIAREAVDAHLSVAGDLIDPDKALGDKAKAGARAAGFYARWLPKLVTGPGQVPGTYRAFHPSGHPDLATHLRYVERSARKLARSTFYAMSRWQGRMETKQGFLGRIVDIGAELFAMSAACVRAEHLRASGEHGREAYQLADAFCEQSRLRVEELFGRLWANTDDLDRKVVAGVLSGTYAWLEEGVLDPSGDGPWIADAAPGPSTQKNVHRPIR, from the coding sequence ATGTCCGCAACACAGCCCGTACAGCCCAGCGGCACACAGCCCAAGGTGACCGAGCGCGAGGCGCGTCAGGTCGCGGAAGCGGCCCGGGAACAGGACTGGCGCAAACCCAGTTTCGCCAAGGAACTCTTCCTCGGACGGTTCAGGCTCGACCTGATCCACCCCCACCCGCTCCCCGCCGACGAGGACGTCCGGCGCGGCGAGGCCTTCCTGGCCCGGCTGCGGGCCTTCTGCGAGACCGAGATCGACGGCGCACGCATCGAGCGCGAGGCGAGGATCCCCGACGAGACCGTGCGCGGGCTCAAGGAGCTCGGCGCGCTCGGCATGAAGATCGACCCCAAGTACGGGGGACTCGGCCTCACCCAGGTCTACTACAACAAGGCGCTCGCCCTCGTCGGCTCGGTCAGCCCGGCCATCGGCGCCCTGCTCTCCGCCCACCAGTCGATCGGCGTACCGCAGCCGCTGAAGATGTTCGGCACGCAGGAGCAGAAGGACGCCTACCTGCCGCGCTGCGCCACCACCGCCATCAGCGCCTTCCTGCTCACCGAGCCGGACGTCGGCTCCGACCCGGCGCGGCTGGCCACCACGGCGGTCCCGGACGGGGAGGACGCGTACGTCCTCGACGGCGTGAAGCTGTGGACCACCAACGGCGTCGTCGCGGACCTCCTCGTGGTCATGGCCCGCGTCCCGAAGTCGGAGAACCACCGCGGCGGGATCACCGCCTTCGTCGTGGAGGCCGACTCGCCGGGCATCACCGTCGAGCACCGCAACGCCTTCATGGGCCTGCGCGGCCTGGAGAACGGCCTGACCCGCTTCCACCGCGTCCGGGTCCCCGCGGCCCAGCGCATCGGCGCCGAGGGCGCCGGGCTCAAGATCGCCCTCACCACGCTCAACACCGGACGGCTGTCGCTGCCCGCCATGTGCGTCGGCGCAGGGAAGTGGTGCCTGAAGATCGCCCGCGAATGGTCCGGCGTGCGCGAGCAGTGGGGCCGGCCCGTCGCGAAGCACGAGGCGGTCGGCGCCAAGATCTCCTTCATCGCCGCCACCACCTTCGCCCTCGAAGCGGTCGTGGACCTCGCCTCCCAGATGGCCGACGAGGACCGCAACGACATCCGCATCGAGGCCGCCCTCGCCAAGCTCTACGGCTCCGAGATGGCCTGCCGGATGGCCGACGAGCTGGTCCAGATCCGCGGCGGGCGCGGCTTCGAGACCGCCGATTCGCTGGCCGCCCGCGGCGAGCGTGCCGTTCCCGCCGAGCAGATGCTCCGCGACCTGCGCATCAACCGGATCTTCGAGGGCTCGACGGAGATCATGCACCTGCTGATCGCCCGCGAGGCCGTGGACGCCCACCTCTCGGTGGCCGGCGACCTCATCGACCCCGACAAGGCACTCGGCGACAAGGCGAAGGCGGGCGCCCGCGCCGCCGGGTTCTACGCCCGTTGGCTGCCCAAGCTGGTCACCGGCCCCGGCCAGGTCCCCGGCACCTACCGGGCCTTCCACCCGAGCGGCCACCCCGACCTCGCCACCCACCTGCGCTACGTGGAACGCAGCGCCCGCAAACTCGCCCGGTCCACCTTCTACGCCATGTCCCGCTGGCAGGGCCGCATGGAGACCAAGCAGGGCTTCCTCGGCCGGATCGTCGACATCGGCGCCGAGCTCTTCGCCATGAGCGCGGCCTGCGTCCGGGCCGAGCACCTGCGCGCCTCGGGCGAGCACGGCCGCGAGGCGTACCAGCTGGCCGACGCCTTCTGCGAGCAGTCCCGGCTGCGCGTCGAGGAACTCTTCGGCCGGCTCTGGGCCAACACCGACGACCTCGACCGCAAGGTCGTCGCGGGGGTGCTGTCCGGCACCTACGCCTGGCTGGAGGAGGGCGTCCTCGACCCCTCCGGAGACGGCCCCTGGATCGCGGACGCCGCCCCCGGACCCTCCACTCAGAAAAACGTGCACCGCCCCATCCGCTGA
- the dxr gene encoding 1-deoxy-D-xylulose-5-phosphate reductoisomerase, whose amino-acid sequence MSDRPAPLADPHLLFDPAAGLRDIVILGSTGSIGTQAIDLTLRNPDRFRVTALSAAGGRVGLLAEQARLLRVQKVAVAREDVVPALKEALSAQYGPSEPLPEILAGPDAATELAASECHTVLNGITGSIGLAPTLAALRAGRTLALANKESLIVGGPLVKALAKPGQIIPVDSEHAALFQALAAGTRADVRKLVVTASGGPFRGRTRAELANVTVKDALAHPTWAMGPVITVNSATLVNKGLEVIEAHLLYDIPFDRIEVVVHPQSYVHSMVEFTDGSTLAQATPPDMRGPIAIGLGWPQRIPDAAPAFDWTKASTWEFFPLDTEAFPAVGLARHVGTLGGTAPAVFNAANEECVEAFLSGRLPFTAIMDTVSAVVDEHGTPESGTSLTVQDVLEAEAWARARAREMAARAAVEARA is encoded by the coding sequence ATGAGCGACCGCCCAGCCCCCCTCGCCGATCCGCACCTCCTCTTCGACCCCGCGGCCGGCCTCCGGGACATCGTCATCCTCGGGTCGACCGGGTCCATCGGCACCCAGGCCATCGACCTCACCCTGCGCAACCCGGACCGGTTCCGGGTCACCGCGCTGTCCGCCGCCGGCGGACGGGTCGGACTGCTGGCCGAGCAGGCCCGGCTGCTGCGGGTCCAGAAGGTGGCCGTCGCCCGCGAGGACGTCGTACCGGCCCTGAAAGAGGCGCTGAGCGCCCAGTACGGCCCGTCCGAGCCGCTGCCCGAGATCCTGGCCGGTCCGGACGCCGCGACCGAGCTCGCCGCCTCCGAGTGCCACACCGTCCTCAACGGCATCACCGGTTCCATCGGCCTCGCGCCGACCCTCGCCGCGCTGCGCGCCGGCCGCACCCTGGCCCTGGCCAACAAGGAGTCGCTGATCGTCGGCGGCCCGCTGGTCAAGGCCCTCGCGAAGCCCGGCCAGATCATCCCGGTGGACTCCGAGCACGCGGCGCTCTTCCAGGCGCTCGCCGCCGGCACCCGGGCCGACGTCCGCAAGCTCGTGGTCACCGCCTCCGGCGGGCCCTTCCGCGGCCGCACCCGTGCCGAGCTGGCGAACGTCACCGTCAAGGACGCCCTCGCGCACCCCACCTGGGCCATGGGCCCGGTGATCACGGTCAACAGCGCCACCCTGGTCAACAAGGGGCTGGAGGTCATCGAGGCGCACCTGCTCTACGACATCCCCTTCGACCGCATCGAGGTCGTGGTCCATCCGCAGTCCTACGTGCACTCGATGGTGGAGTTCACGGACGGCTCCACGCTCGCCCAGGCCACCCCGCCGGACATGCGGGGCCCCATCGCGATCGGCCTCGGCTGGCCGCAGCGGATCCCTGACGCGGCCCCCGCCTTCGACTGGACCAAGGCCTCCACCTGGGAGTTCTTCCCCCTGGACACCGAGGCCTTCCCCGCCGTGGGCCTGGCCCGGCACGTGGGCACCCTCGGCGGCACCGCCCCGGCCGTGTTCAACGCGGCCAACGAGGAGTGCGTGGAGGCGTTCCTGTCCGGTCGGCTGCCGTTCACAGCAATCATGGATACCGTCTCTGCCGTGGTCGATGAGCACGGGACACCGGAGTCGGGAACTTCCCTGACCGTCCAGGACGTCCTTGAAGCGGAGGCCTGGGCGAGGGCCCGGGCGCGGGAGATGGCGGCTCGGGCCGCCGTGGAGGCGCGCGCATGA
- a CDS encoding proline--tRNA ligase, protein MSTQHVQRMSRLMAKTLREDPADAETLSHRLLVRAGYVRRSSAGVWTWLPLGKRVLDNVSRIVREEMDAIGAQEVLLPALLPKEPYEVSGRWSEYGDLLFRLKDRKGADYLLGPTHEEIFTLLVKDQCTSYKDLPVMLYQIQTKYRDEARPRSGVLRGREFQMKDSYSFDVSDEGLEESYRLHREAYVRIFERLGLDHRIVSAVSGAMGGSASEEFLAPAGAGEDTFVDCPSCDYAANTEAVTFALTPVSAEHPALEEVDTPDTPTIETLAAHLGVPASATLKNLLVKVDGEIVAVGVPGDREVDLGKLGEHLAPAVVELVTAEDFTDRPDLVRGYVGPQGLDKVRYLADPRVAPGTAWVTGANRADTHARNVVCGRDFEVDQYLDVVVVEPGDPCPNCGAGLRLDRAIEIGHIFQLGRKYADAFGLDVLGKEGKPVRVTMGSYGIGVSRAVAALAEQTADERGLCWPAAVAPADVHVVAAGKAVPLALAEEAATALAGSGLRVLLDDRPGLSPGVKLTDAELIGVPWILVAGRRSAESVVELQDRASGTREELPLTEALARLTP, encoded by the coding sequence ATGTCTACGCAACACGTGCAGCGCATGTCCCGCCTCATGGCCAAGACCCTCCGCGAGGACCCGGCCGACGCCGAAACCCTCAGCCACCGGCTCCTGGTCCGCGCCGGCTACGTCCGGCGCAGTTCGGCCGGGGTGTGGACGTGGCTGCCGCTCGGCAAGCGGGTCCTCGACAACGTCTCGCGCATCGTCCGCGAGGAGATGGACGCCATCGGCGCCCAGGAGGTGCTCCTCCCGGCCCTGCTGCCCAAGGAGCCGTACGAGGTCAGCGGCCGCTGGTCGGAGTACGGCGACCTGCTCTTCCGGCTCAAGGACCGCAAGGGCGCGGACTACCTGCTCGGCCCGACGCACGAGGAGATCTTCACCCTGCTCGTGAAGGACCAGTGCACCTCGTACAAGGACCTGCCGGTCATGCTGTACCAGATCCAGACCAAGTACCGAGACGAGGCGCGGCCCCGGTCCGGCGTGCTGCGCGGGCGCGAGTTCCAGATGAAGGACTCGTACTCGTTCGACGTGTCCGACGAGGGACTGGAGGAGTCCTACCGGCTCCACCGCGAGGCGTACGTCCGCATCTTCGAGCGGCTCGGCCTCGACCACCGGATCGTCTCGGCGGTGTCGGGTGCGATGGGCGGCTCGGCGTCGGAGGAGTTCCTGGCTCCGGCCGGGGCCGGCGAGGACACCTTCGTGGACTGCCCCTCCTGCGACTACGCGGCGAACACGGAGGCCGTGACCTTCGCCCTGACCCCCGTGTCCGCCGAGCACCCGGCGCTGGAGGAGGTGGACACGCCGGACACCCCGACCATCGAGACCCTCGCGGCGCACCTGGGCGTCCCCGCCTCCGCGACGCTGAAGAACCTGCTGGTGAAGGTGGACGGCGAGATCGTCGCCGTGGGCGTGCCGGGGGACCGCGAGGTGGACCTCGGCAAGCTGGGAGAGCACCTGGCCCCGGCGGTGGTCGAACTGGTCACGGCCGAGGACTTCACGGACCGGCCCGACCTCGTACGCGGCTACGTGGGCCCGCAGGGCCTCGACAAGGTCCGCTACCTGGCCGACCCGCGGGTCGCGCCCGGCACGGCCTGGGTGACCGGGGCCAACCGGGCGGACACGCACGCCCGGAACGTGGTCTGCGGCCGCGACTTCGAAGTGGACCAGTACCTCGACGTGGTGGTCGTGGAACCCGGCGACCCCTGCCCGAACTGCGGCGCCGGACTGCGACTGGACCGGGCCATCGAGATCGGCCACATCTTCCAGCTGGGCCGCAAGTACGCGGACGCCTTCGGCCTCGACGTCCTCGGCAAGGAGGGCAAGCCGGTCCGCGTCACCATGGGCTCCTACGGCATCGGTGTCTCGCGGGCGGTGGCGGCGCTGGCCGAGCAGACGGCGGACGAGCGGGGGCTGTGCTGGCCGGCGGCGGTGGCCCCGGCCGATGTCCACGTGGTGGCGGCGGGCAAGGCCGTGCCGCTGGCCCTGGCGGAGGAGGCGGCGACGGCCCTGGCGGGCTCCGGCCTCCGGGTCCTGCTGGACGACCGGCCCGGGCTGTCCCCGGGGGTGAAGCTGACGGACGCGGAGCTGATCGGCGTGCCGTGGATCCTCGTGGCGGGCCGGCGCTCCGCGGAGTCGGTGGTCGAACTCCAGGACCGCGCCTCCGGCACCCGCGAGGAACTCCCCCTGACCGAAGCCCTCGCCCGCCTGACGCCCTGA
- the ispG gene encoding flavodoxin-dependent (E)-4-hydroxy-3-methylbut-2-enyl-diphosphate synthase has protein sequence MTAISLGMPAVPTKLADRRVSRKIQVGSVAVGGDAPVSVQSMTTTRTSDIGATLQQIAELTASGCNIVRVACPTQDDADALAVIAKKSQIPVIADIHFQPKYVFAAIDAGCAAVRVNPGNIKQFDDKVKEIARAAKDAGTPIRIGVNAGSLDARLLKKYGKATPEALVESALWEASLFEEHGFSDIKISVKHNDPVVMVNAYRQLAAACDYPLHLGVTEAGPAFQGTIKSAVAFGALLSEGIGDTIRVSLSAPPVEEIKVGIQILESLNLKPRRLEIVSCPSCGRAQVDVYKLAEEVTAGLEGMEVPLRVAVMGCVVNGPGEAREADLGVASGNGKGQIFVKGEVIKTVPESKIVETLIEEAMKIAEQMEKDGVMSGEPTVAIGV, from the coding sequence ATGACTGCCATCTCTCTCGGAATGCCGGCCGTGCCGACGAAGCTTGCCGACCGCAGGGTCAGCCGCAAGATCCAGGTCGGTTCCGTGGCCGTCGGTGGCGACGCGCCCGTGTCGGTGCAGTCGATGACCACCACCCGTACCTCCGACATCGGCGCGACGCTCCAGCAGATCGCCGAGCTGACCGCTTCCGGCTGCAACATCGTCCGGGTGGCCTGCCCGACCCAGGACGACGCGGACGCGCTCGCGGTGATCGCGAAGAAGTCGCAGATCCCGGTGATCGCCGACATCCACTTCCAGCCCAAGTACGTGTTCGCCGCGATCGACGCCGGCTGCGCCGCCGTCCGCGTGAACCCGGGCAACATCAAGCAGTTCGACGACAAGGTCAAGGAGATCGCGCGGGCCGCGAAGGACGCGGGCACCCCGATCCGGATCGGCGTCAACGCGGGCTCGCTCGACGCCCGGCTGCTGAAGAAGTACGGCAAGGCCACCCCCGAGGCCCTGGTCGAGTCCGCCCTGTGGGAGGCGTCCCTCTTCGAGGAGCACGGCTTCAGCGACATCAAGATCTCGGTCAAGCACAACGACCCGGTCGTCATGGTCAACGCCTACCGGCAGCTGGCCGCGGCCTGCGACTACCCGCTGCACCTGGGCGTCACCGAGGCCGGTCCCGCCTTCCAGGGCACCATCAAGTCCGCCGTCGCCTTCGGCGCGCTGCTCTCCGAGGGCATCGGCGACACCATCCGCGTCTCCCTCTCCGCCCCGCCGGTCGAGGAGATCAAGGTCGGCATCCAGATCCTGGAGTCCCTCAACCTCAAGCCGCGCCGCCTGGAGATCGTCTCCTGCCCGTCCTGCGGACGCGCCCAGGTCGACGTCTACAAGCTCGCCGAAGAGGTCACCGCGGGCCTGGAGGGCATGGAGGTCCCGCTGCGCGTCGCGGTCATGGGCTGCGTCGTCAACGGCCCCGGCGAGGCCCGCGAGGCCGACCTCGGTGTCGCCTCCGGCAACGGCAAGGGCCAGATCTTCGTCAAGGGCGAGGTCATCAAGACCGTCCCCGAGTCCAAGATCGTGGAGACCCTCATCGAAGAGGCGATGAAGATCGCCGAACAGATGGAGAAGGACGGCGTGATGAGCGGCGAGCCCACCGTCGCCATCGGAGTCTGA
- a CDS encoding slipin family protein, which translates to MVEELLTAAIAAGVGVMVYVGAAARVVKQYERGLVFRFGRLREEIRPPGFAMVVPVIDRLHKVNMQIVTLPVPAQEGITRDNVTVRVDAVVYFKVVDPANAIVAVEDYRFAVSQMAQTSLRSIIGKSDLDDLLSNREMLNQGLELMIDSPAVGWGVQIDRVEIKDVSLPETMKRSMARQAEADRERRARVINADAELQASHKLAQAAEVMSEQPAALQLRLLQTVVAVAAEKNSTLVLPFPVELLRFLERAAPSPAAAAAAPHEPAPAGPASEGPGPAEVADALDEAPAPDALGGPADGQLLDALPPEHEPDGPRG; encoded by the coding sequence ATGGTCGAAGAACTGCTGACAGCGGCGATCGCCGCGGGTGTGGGCGTCATGGTCTACGTGGGCGCCGCGGCCCGGGTGGTGAAGCAGTACGAGCGGGGCCTGGTGTTCCGCTTCGGCAGGCTGCGCGAGGAGATACGGCCGCCCGGCTTCGCGATGGTCGTTCCGGTGATCGACCGGCTCCACAAGGTGAACATGCAGATCGTGACGCTGCCGGTGCCCGCGCAGGAGGGCATCACCCGGGACAACGTCACCGTGCGGGTGGACGCGGTCGTGTACTTCAAGGTCGTCGACCCGGCGAACGCGATCGTGGCGGTGGAGGACTACCGGTTCGCGGTCTCGCAGATGGCGCAGACCTCGCTCAGGTCGATCATCGGAAAGTCGGACCTGGACGATCTGCTGTCCAACCGGGAGATGTTGAACCAGGGCCTGGAGCTGATGATCGACAGCCCGGCGGTGGGTTGGGGCGTGCAGATCGACCGGGTCGAGATCAAGGACGTCTCCCTGCCGGAGACGATGAAGCGGTCGATGGCCCGGCAGGCGGAGGCGGACCGTGAGCGGCGGGCCCGCGTGATCAACGCCGACGCGGAACTCCAGGCCTCGCACAAGCTCGCCCAGGCGGCGGAGGTGATGTCGGAGCAGCCGGCCGCGCTGCAACTGCGGCTGCTGCAGACGGTCGTGGCCGTCGCCGCCGAGAAGAACTCGACGCTGGTCCTGCCGTTTCCGGTGGAGCTGCTGCGCTTCCTGGAACGCGCGGCCCCTTCGCCTGCGGCGGCGGCGGCCGCGCCCCATGAACCGGCCCCGGCCGGCCCGGCTTCCGAAGGCCCCGGGCCGGCCGAGGTCGCCGATGCGCTCGACGAAGCCCCGGCTCCGGACGCCCTCGGCGGCCCGGCGGACGGCCAGCTCCTGGACGCGCTACCGCCGGAGCACGAGCCGGACGGGCCGCGCGGCTAG
- a CDS encoding M50 family metallopeptidase, whose translation MTLLMTVLGVVVFAVGLLVSIAWHELGHLSTAKLFGIRVPQYMVGFGPTIWSRRKGETEYGIKAIPMGGYIRMIGMFPPGEDGKVTARSTSPFRSMIEDARSAAYEELQPGDESRLFYTRKPWKRVIVMFAGPFMNLVLAVAIFLTTLMAFGLNTQTTSVATVSDCVIQQSEKRDKCAPGDPAAPAKAAGLKAGDKIVAFNGRPVRDWSALQKDIRATVGPATITVERAGERADLTANLIENKVAKTDGNGRYVKDQYVTAGFLGFAPASGYVPQSFGQSVDRMGEMMEAGVQSLVQLPSKVPDLWNAAFNGAERKQDSPMGVVGAARVSGEIFTLDIPAQHQLVFFLNLLAGFNLSLFLFNMLPLLPLDGGHIAGALWESVRRGVARVFRRPDPGPFDVAKLMPVAYVVAGLFICFTLLVMVADVVNPIKIT comes from the coding sequence ATGACGCTACTGATGACGGTGCTCGGGGTCGTGGTCTTCGCGGTCGGCCTGCTGGTCTCCATCGCCTGGCACGAGCTGGGGCACCTGTCCACGGCCAAGCTCTTCGGCATTCGCGTGCCGCAGTACATGGTGGGCTTCGGCCCGACCATCTGGTCGCGGAGGAAGGGCGAGACCGAGTACGGGATCAAGGCCATCCCCATGGGCGGCTACATCCGCATGATCGGGATGTTCCCGCCCGGTGAGGACGGCAAGGTCACCGCCCGCTCCACCTCGCCGTTCCGGTCGATGATCGAGGACGCGCGCTCCGCCGCGTACGAGGAGCTCCAGCCCGGGGACGAGAGCCGGCTCTTCTACACGCGCAAGCCGTGGAAGCGCGTGATCGTGATGTTCGCCGGCCCCTTCATGAACCTGGTCCTGGCCGTGGCGATCTTCCTCACCACGCTGATGGCCTTCGGGCTGAACACCCAGACCACCTCGGTCGCCACCGTCTCCGACTGCGTCATCCAGCAGAGCGAGAAGCGCGACAAGTGCGCCCCGGGGGACCCGGCCGCCCCCGCCAAGGCGGCGGGCCTGAAGGCGGGCGACAAGATCGTCGCCTTCAACGGCCGCCCGGTCCGCGACTGGTCCGCCCTGCAGAAGGACATCCGCGCCACCGTCGGCCCCGCCACGATCACGGTGGAGCGGGCCGGGGAGCGCGCCGACCTCACGGCGAACCTGATCGAGAACAAGGTCGCCAAGACCGACGGCAACGGCCGGTACGTCAAGGACCAGTACGTCACCGCGGGCTTCCTCGGCTTCGCCCCCGCCTCCGGCTACGTCCCGCAGTCCTTCGGCCAGTCCGTCGACCGCATGGGCGAGATGATGGAGGCCGGCGTGCAGTCGCTGGTCCAGCTGCCGTCCAAGGTCCCGGACCTGTGGAACGCGGCCTTCAACGGGGCCGAGCGCAAGCAGGACAGCCCGATGGGCGTCGTGGGCGCTGCGCGGGTCAGCGGTGAGATCTTCACCCTCGACATCCCCGCCCAGCACCAGCTGGTGTTCTTCCTCAACCTGCTGGCCGGCTTCAACCTCTCGCTGTTCCTCTTCAACATGCTGCCGCTGCTCCCGCTCGACGGCGGACACATCGCCGGCGCCCTGTGGGAGTCGGTCCGGCGGGGCGTGGCGCGGGTCTTCCGGCGTCCCGACCCCGGCCCCTTCGACGTGGCGAAGCTGATGCCCGTCGCGTACGTGGTCGCGGGTCTGTTCATCTGCTTCACCCTGCTGGTGATGGTCGCGGACGTGGTGAACCCCATCAAGATCACCTAG
- a CDS encoding GNAT family N-acetyltransferase, which produces MLPSGLRIGPLDLAARVDEALRVQAVAFGLSEEEVGIRRYIVQRHMTCRGARALGAFAEDGALTGFVYGMPNDRTHWWSTIVEPYLRAGGHEGWLDDSFVITELHVHPGFQGHGVGRELITRITDAAAEPRSILSAVDTESPARGLYRALGYIDLARQVHFPSASLPYAVMGATLPLSRH; this is translated from the coding sequence ATGCTGCCTTCCGGACTCCGCATCGGCCCCCTCGACCTCGCCGCCCGCGTGGACGAGGCCCTGCGCGTGCAGGCCGTCGCCTTCGGCCTCAGCGAGGAGGAGGTCGGCATCCGGCGCTACATCGTCCAGCGCCACATGACCTGCCGCGGCGCCCGCGCCCTCGGGGCGTTCGCCGAGGACGGGGCCCTCACCGGGTTCGTGTACGGGATGCCGAACGACCGCACCCACTGGTGGTCCACGATCGTCGAGCCCTATCTGCGGGCCGGCGGGCACGAGGGCTGGCTCGACGACTCCTTCGTGATCACCGAACTGCACGTCCACCCCGGCTTCCAGGGCCACGGAGTGGGCCGCGAGCTGATCACCCGGATCACCGACGCCGCCGCCGAGCCCCGCTCGATCCTCTCCGCCGTCGACACCGAGAGCCCCGCCCGCGGGCTCTACCGGGCCCTCGGCTACATCGACCTCGCCCGCCAGGTCCACTTCCCGAGCGCGAGCCTCCCGTACGCCGTCATGGGCGCCACACTGCCGCTGAGCAGGCACTGA